In Microbacterium enclense, one genomic interval encodes:
- a CDS encoding primosomal protein N', protein MSERRVARVQLESPVPQLDRLFDYAVPHPLVADIAPGVRVKVPLRSAGRMMDAFVVDVVADDGTERPLSSVEAVVSPMPVLPERLYTLARRVADRAAGSVSDVLRLAVPKRMVRAEKAWAAAPAPGPPEVVPAARERSAALLATYPGLGEAIDGGERLAVDAPPHPHAELPRGAWADLLAAAAVHTLARGKSAVLVVPDYRDQAQLLAALAELVTADAVVRDDADQSGPARYAQYLRTLAPVPCIVVGRRSGVYAPAHDTGLVAIWDDGDSLLSEPLAPGVHARDAALVRQELEGSALIFAGHTRTTDVQRLVDVGYVREVVQARRPSPRVVLSATREGEQRQSRVPSSAFAAAREALQHGPVLVQVARPGYAPSLVCADCRRPARCQHCAGPLRAARPGATPVCAWCGRSAHAWACGHCGSTKLRMASSGSERTADELGRAFPHTRVIVADGAHPVAEVDGHPALVIATRGAEPLARGGYRAVILLDGDRMLQSEALRIGESCLRWWSNAAALAAPGAPVHLVGVAGPVARALATWTQPAYARAELADRVPLRMPPAVRVASVDGHARSVDTLLASLRETMPDLDPLAVLGPVDTSETPDVSTSRALVRFDYAHGKAVAEALRAGLIADALRARKPRKDRGPQPRSTLRVRLDIPEPDL, encoded by the coding sequence GTGAGTGAGCGGCGCGTGGCACGTGTGCAGCTCGAGTCGCCCGTCCCTCAGCTGGACCGCCTGTTCGATTACGCCGTTCCGCACCCGCTCGTGGCCGACATCGCCCCGGGGGTGCGGGTCAAGGTGCCGCTGCGCTCCGCCGGACGGATGATGGACGCGTTCGTCGTCGACGTCGTGGCCGACGACGGCACCGAGCGGCCGCTGTCGTCCGTCGAAGCCGTCGTGTCGCCGATGCCGGTACTGCCCGAGCGGCTCTATACCCTCGCCCGTCGCGTGGCCGATCGCGCCGCCGGTTCGGTCAGCGACGTGCTGCGGCTCGCCGTGCCCAAGCGCATGGTCCGGGCCGAGAAGGCGTGGGCTGCGGCCCCGGCGCCCGGGCCCCCCGAGGTGGTTCCGGCAGCGCGGGAACGCTCTGCAGCCCTCCTCGCGACTTACCCCGGCCTCGGCGAGGCGATCGACGGCGGCGAGCGCCTCGCCGTCGATGCGCCCCCGCATCCACACGCTGAGCTTCCGCGTGGAGCCTGGGCCGATCTCCTCGCCGCCGCCGCCGTGCACACCCTCGCGCGAGGCAAGAGCGCGGTGCTCGTCGTGCCCGACTACCGCGACCAGGCGCAGCTGCTCGCCGCTCTGGCCGAACTCGTCACGGCGGATGCCGTCGTGCGCGACGACGCCGACCAGTCCGGCCCTGCCCGCTATGCGCAGTATCTGCGCACCCTCGCTCCCGTGCCGTGCATCGTCGTCGGTCGGCGCTCCGGCGTGTACGCGCCCGCACACGACACGGGCCTCGTCGCGATCTGGGACGACGGAGACTCCCTCCTGTCCGAGCCGCTCGCACCGGGGGTGCACGCGCGCGACGCGGCGCTCGTGCGGCAGGAGCTCGAGGGCTCCGCCCTCATCTTCGCCGGGCACACGCGCACCACCGACGTCCAGAGGTTGGTCGACGTGGGCTACGTGCGAGAGGTCGTGCAGGCGCGCCGCCCCAGCCCCCGCGTGGTGCTCAGCGCGACACGCGAGGGCGAGCAGCGGCAGTCGCGCGTCCCCTCGTCGGCATTCGCGGCGGCGAGAGAGGCGTTGCAGCACGGCCCCGTGCTCGTGCAGGTCGCTCGTCCCGGGTACGCTCCGTCGCTCGTGTGTGCAGACTGCCGTCGGCCTGCCCGGTGTCAGCACTGCGCGGGACCACTCCGCGCCGCCCGTCCCGGCGCGACCCCGGTGTGCGCCTGGTGCGGTCGAAGTGCGCACGCCTGGGCGTGCGGACACTGCGGCTCGACCAAGCTGAGAATGGCCTCGTCGGGGAGCGAGCGGACCGCCGACGAGCTCGGCCGCGCGTTCCCTCATACGCGGGTGATCGTCGCCGACGGCGCCCATCCGGTGGCGGAGGTCGATGGCCACCCCGCCCTCGTGATCGCCACCCGCGGGGCAGAGCCCCTCGCCCGCGGCGGCTACCGGGCGGTGATCCTCCTCGACGGTGACCGCATGCTGCAGAGTGAGGCGCTGCGCATCGGTGAGAGCTGTCTGCGCTGGTGGTCGAACGCCGCCGCCCTGGCCGCGCCGGGTGCGCCCGTGCACCTCGTGGGCGTCGCCGGCCCGGTCGCCCGCGCGCTCGCGACGTGGACGCAGCCCGCGTATGCCCGCGCCGAGCTCGCCGACCGTGTGCCCCTGCGCATGCCTCCCGCCGTCCGTGTGGCGAGCGTCGACGGACACGCTCGAAGCGTCGACACCCTCCTGGCGTCGCTGCGCGAGACGATGCCCGATCTCGACCCGCTCGCCGTCCTCGGTCCGGTCGACACGTCGGAGACCCCCGATGTCAGCACCTCGCGCGCCCTCGTGCGTTTCGACTACGCGCACGGCAAGGCCGTCGCTGAGGCCCTGCGCGCCGGGCTCATCGCCGACGCCCTCCGCGCGCGCAAGCCGAGGAAAGACCGCGGCCCCCAGCCGCGCAGTACCCTCAGAGTTCGTCTCGACATCCCCGAGCCCGACCTCTGA
- the fmt gene encoding methionyl-tRNA formyltransferase, which translates to MRLVFAGTPAVAVPSLRALASGPHEIAAVITRGDAPLGRKRVLTPSPVAQAAEELGLAVLKADRLDAEVTTRIADLEPELGVIVAYGGLVREPLLSAPAHGWINLHFSLLPRWRGAAPVQRALIAGDAVTGASVFQLVAELDAGDVFAEERYDVPAGATSAEVLDDLAGIGGPLLARVVDGIADGTAVATPQSGEPTLAPKLSLPDGALDFTQDAETLLHRIAGVTPEPGAHTTLDGARFKVLRAAPADAPALPPGRVAASGKEVIVGTGTTPLRLDTVQPAGKGAMAAGDWFRGLRTSQPVLGA; encoded by the coding sequence ATGCGCCTCGTCTTCGCCGGCACTCCCGCCGTCGCCGTCCCCTCGCTCCGCGCCCTGGCATCCGGGCCCCACGAGATCGCCGCCGTCATCACCCGCGGCGACGCCCCACTCGGACGCAAGCGCGTGCTCACCCCGTCGCCGGTCGCCCAGGCAGCCGAAGAACTCGGTCTCGCGGTCCTCAAGGCAGACCGTCTGGATGCCGAGGTGACCACCCGCATCGCTGACCTGGAGCCTGAACTCGGCGTCATCGTGGCGTACGGCGGCCTGGTTCGCGAGCCCCTGCTGTCCGCCCCGGCCCACGGCTGGATCAACCTGCACTTCTCCCTCCTGCCGCGCTGGCGCGGCGCCGCCCCCGTCCAACGCGCGCTCATCGCGGGCGACGCCGTGACGGGCGCGAGTGTGTTCCAGCTCGTGGCAGAACTCGACGCGGGAGACGTCTTCGCCGAGGAACGGTATGACGTACCGGCGGGTGCGACCTCCGCCGAGGTGCTCGACGACCTCGCCGGCATCGGCGGCCCCCTGCTGGCTCGCGTCGTCGACGGCATCGCCGATGGCACCGCGGTGGCGACCCCCCAGAGCGGAGAGCCCACCCTGGCCCCCAAACTCTCGTTGCCGGACGGTGCCCTCGACTTCACCCAGGACGCCGAGACCCTCCTCCACCGCATCGCCGGTGTCACGCCCGAACCGGGTGCGCATACGACCCTCGACGGCGCCCGGTTCAAAGTGCTGCGCGCGGCCCCCGCAGACGCGCCAGCGCTGCCGCCGGGCCGGGTCGCGGCATCCGGCAAAGAGGTGATCGTCGGCACCGGAACCACCCCGCTCCGCCTCGACACCGTCCAGCCCGCGGGCAAGGGTGCGATGGCGGCGGGCGACTGGTTCCGCGGCCTGCGCACGAGCCAGCCGGTGCTGGGCGCATGA
- a CDS encoding transcription antitermination factor NusB — protein sequence MSVQGARAAAYDVLRAVSGDEAYANLLLPHAIVRAKLDAKDAGLATELTYGTLRRRGTYDAIIALAADRSVDRIDPAVLDALRLGVHQLLSTRVASHAAVNESVELARRHGGGKGAAGFANAVLRRVSRDTPGDWMDRIAAAARSDDERIGLTTSHPVWIVRALRRALTAEGRADELEELLEADNVAPRVAMVALPGLAEVPEDATPTRFAPTAFTARGGDPEGLIRASDGRLRVQDEGSQLAALALSRAVPVRAGERWLDLCAGPGGKTALLAAEALAHGATLDANEIAPARAGLVRQAVASVPLDVEVSEEDGRDRAARTPGEYDRILVDAPCTGIGALRRRPEARWRKTPADVPDLTALQQELVLAAFDALAPGGVVAYVTCSPHLAETSGVLAEVKRALGDAVEELDARAAVRSVAVSDIDLPDQADGSLRAQLWPHRHGTDAMSIALLRKR from the coding sequence ATGAGCGTGCAGGGAGCCCGCGCCGCCGCCTACGACGTTCTCCGCGCCGTGTCGGGCGACGAGGCCTATGCGAACCTCCTCCTGCCGCACGCGATCGTGCGCGCGAAACTGGATGCCAAAGACGCCGGCCTCGCGACGGAGCTGACCTACGGCACCCTCCGGCGGCGCGGGACCTACGATGCGATCATCGCCTTGGCCGCGGATCGCTCCGTCGACCGCATCGACCCAGCCGTGTTGGACGCTCTGCGTCTGGGCGTGCATCAGCTCCTGTCGACGCGGGTGGCCTCCCACGCGGCCGTCAACGAGTCAGTGGAACTTGCACGCCGCCACGGCGGGGGAAAGGGCGCCGCGGGATTCGCGAACGCGGTGCTGCGCCGGGTGTCGCGCGACACCCCGGGCGACTGGATGGACCGCATCGCCGCCGCCGCGCGCAGCGACGACGAACGTATCGGCCTCACCACCTCGCACCCCGTGTGGATCGTGCGCGCTCTGCGACGCGCGCTGACGGCCGAAGGGCGCGCCGACGAACTCGAAGAGCTTCTCGAAGCCGACAACGTGGCACCGCGTGTGGCGATGGTGGCCCTGCCGGGTCTCGCCGAGGTTCCCGAGGACGCCACGCCGACGCGCTTCGCGCCGACCGCGTTCACCGCACGCGGGGGAGACCCCGAAGGGCTCATCCGCGCGTCCGACGGCCGGCTGCGCGTGCAGGACGAGGGCTCGCAGCTCGCTGCCCTCGCCCTCAGTCGCGCGGTACCGGTCCGCGCGGGAGAGCGCTGGCTCGACCTGTGCGCCGGTCCCGGCGGTAAGACGGCGTTGCTCGCCGCGGAGGCTCTCGCGCACGGCGCGACGCTCGACGCCAACGAGATCGCACCGGCCCGTGCCGGGCTCGTGCGCCAGGCCGTGGCATCCGTCCCGCTCGACGTCGAGGTGAGCGAGGAGGACGGGCGCGACCGCGCCGCGCGGACGCCGGGGGAGTACGACCGCATTCTCGTCGACGCGCCGTGCACGGGGATCGGTGCGCTGCGGCGTCGGCCGGAGGCGCGGTGGCGCAAGACGCCGGCCGATGTCCCCGACCTCACGGCGCTGCAGCAGGAACTCGTGCTCGCGGCGTTCGACGCGCTCGCGCCGGGCGGTGTCGTGGCCTACGTCACGTGTTCGCCGCACCTGGCCGAAACCTCGGGAGTGCTCGCCGAGGTCAAGCGGGCCTTGGGAGACGCCGTGGAAGAGCTCGACGCGCGCGCCGCGGTGCGCTCCGTCGCGGTCAGCGACATCGACCTGCCCGATCAGGCCGACGGGTCCCTCCGCGCGCAGCTGTGGCCGCACCGTCACGGCACCGACGCCATGTCGATCGCTCTGCTGCGCAAGCGCTGA
- the rpe gene encoding ribulose-phosphate 3-epimerase encodes MPTDAPRINPSILAADFVNMEAELARIAGADFVHVDVMDNHFVPNLTFGPQMVARIQETSPVPLDVHLMIDDPDRWAPAYAELGAASVTFHLEAAASPVALARRLRAIGARAGVAVKPDTPVENLFDSLNEFDQILVMTVEPGFGGQSFMPETMPKLRALADEARRRGSSVWLQVDGGIGESTIGQAAEAGADTFVAGSAVFGADDPDRAIQSLRSTASRHRH; translated from the coding sequence GTGCCTACCGACGCCCCGCGCATCAACCCGAGCATCCTCGCCGCCGACTTCGTGAACATGGAGGCCGAGCTCGCGCGCATCGCGGGCGCCGACTTCGTGCACGTCGACGTGATGGACAACCACTTCGTGCCCAACCTCACCTTCGGTCCGCAGATGGTCGCGCGCATCCAGGAGACGAGCCCGGTGCCGCTCGACGTGCACCTCATGATCGACGACCCCGACCGCTGGGCTCCGGCCTACGCCGAGCTCGGGGCGGCATCCGTCACCTTCCACCTCGAGGCCGCGGCCTCACCGGTCGCGCTCGCACGGCGACTGCGCGCCATCGGGGCGCGTGCCGGGGTCGCCGTGAAGCCCGACACCCCGGTCGAGAACCTCTTCGACTCGTTGAACGAGTTCGATCAGATCCTCGTCATGACCGTCGAGCCCGGGTTCGGCGGCCAGTCGTTCATGCCCGAGACGATGCCGAAGCTCCGTGCCCTGGCCGACGAAGCCAGACGCCGCGGGTCGAGTGTGTGGCTGCAGGTCGACGGCGGCATCGGCGAGTCCACGATCGGCCAGGCCGCCGAGGCCGGGGCCGACACGTTCGTCGCCGGCTCCGCCGTGTTCGGCGCCGACGACCCCGACCGCGCGATCCAGTCGCTCCGCTCCACGGCATCGCGCCACCGCCACTGA
- a CDS encoding phosphoribosyl-ATP diphosphatase: protein MKTFDDLFAELSAKAVERPEGSGTVAQLDAGVHAIGKKIVEEAAEVWMAAEYESDAAAAEEISQLLYHLQTLMLAKGLTLEDVYRHL from the coding sequence GTGAAGACCTTCGACGACCTGTTCGCGGAACTCAGCGCCAAGGCCGTCGAGCGACCCGAGGGGTCCGGCACCGTCGCGCAGCTCGATGCGGGCGTGCACGCCATCGGCAAGAAGATCGTCGAAGAGGCCGCCGAGGTGTGGATGGCCGCCGAGTACGAGTCCGACGCCGCGGCCGCCGAGGAGATCTCGCAGCTGCTCTACCACCTGCAGACGCTCATGCTCGCGAAGGGCCTGACGCTCGAAGACGTTTACCGACATCTCTGA
- the hisG gene encoding ATP phosphoribosyltransferase encodes MLRIAVPNKGSLAETAAEMLSEAGYTGRRDSKDLYTVDPVNEVEFFYLRPRDIATYVGSGALDVGITGRDLLLDARMPGAREVESLGFAGSTFRFAGRPGRFTDVQDLQGLRVATAYPGLVDAFLDERGIAVDIVPLDGAVESAVQLGVADAVADVVSTGTTLRQAGLEIFGPVLLESDAVLISGPNEVDGTETLLRRLRGVLAARKYVLVDYDLPANLVDRAIAVAPGLESPTISPLRDPEWVAVRIMSPRRDVNRVMDELYAIGARAILVTEILAARL; translated from the coding sequence ATGCTGCGCATCGCCGTGCCGAACAAGGGGTCGCTCGCCGAGACCGCCGCCGAGATGCTCTCGGAGGCCGGATACACCGGACGACGCGACTCGAAAGACCTGTACACCGTCGACCCTGTCAACGAGGTCGAGTTCTTCTATCTCCGTCCCCGCGACATCGCGACCTACGTCGGCTCCGGCGCGCTCGATGTGGGGATCACCGGGCGTGACCTGCTCCTGGATGCTCGGATGCCCGGCGCCCGTGAGGTCGAGTCGCTCGGCTTCGCCGGTTCCACGTTCCGCTTCGCCGGGCGCCCCGGCCGCTTCACCGACGTTCAGGACCTGCAGGGGCTCCGCGTCGCCACCGCCTATCCGGGTCTGGTCGATGCGTTCCTCGACGAGCGTGGCATCGCCGTCGACATCGTGCCGCTGGACGGCGCGGTCGAATCCGCTGTGCAGCTCGGAGTCGCGGATGCCGTCGCCGACGTCGTCTCGACCGGTACGACGCTGCGCCAGGCGGGGCTCGAGATCTTCGGTCCCGTCCTCCTCGAAAGCGACGCCGTCCTGATCTCGGGTCCGAACGAGGTCGACGGCACCGAGACGCTGCTGCGGCGCCTGCGCGGCGTCCTGGCGGCGAGGAAGTACGTGCTCGTCGACTACGACCTGCCCGCGAACCTCGTCGACCGGGCGATCGCCGTCGCCCCGGGCCTCGAGTCCCCGACGATCTCGCCGCTGCGCGACCCCGAGTGGGTGGCCGTGCGCATCATGAGCCCGCGCCGCGACGTCAACCGCGTCATGGACGAGCTGTACGCGATCGGCGCGCGAGCGATCCTCGTCACCGAGATCCTCGCCGCGAGGCTCTGA
- the hisF gene encoding imidazole glycerol phosphate synthase subunit HisF has product MTLARRVIPCLDVAAGRVVKGVNFLDLRDMGDPVELAKLYFDQGADEVTFLDVTATVDERSTTYDVVRRTAEQVFIPLTVGGGVRSSDDVARLLAVGADKIGVNSAAIARPALIDEIADRFGAQVVVLSLDVKRAASTPSGFVVTTHGGRTETTLDALEWAREAVERGAGELLVNSIDADGTKQGFDLELVRLMRQVAAVPVIASGGAGALEHFAPAIQAGADAVLAASVFHSGQLTVGQVKDALAAEGIEVRR; this is encoded by the coding sequence ATGACCCTCGCGCGTCGCGTCATCCCGTGCCTCGACGTCGCTGCGGGCCGCGTCGTGAAGGGCGTCAACTTCCTCGACCTGCGCGACATGGGCGACCCGGTCGAGCTCGCGAAGCTGTACTTCGACCAGGGCGCCGATGAGGTCACCTTCCTCGACGTCACCGCGACGGTCGACGAGCGCTCGACGACGTACGACGTCGTCCGCCGCACGGCCGAGCAGGTCTTCATCCCCCTCACCGTGGGCGGGGGAGTGCGCTCGAGCGACGACGTCGCACGCCTGCTCGCGGTCGGTGCCGACAAGATCGGCGTCAACTCCGCCGCGATCGCCCGTCCGGCGCTGATCGACGAGATCGCCGACCGCTTCGGCGCGCAGGTCGTCGTGCTCTCGCTCGACGTCAAGCGCGCGGCATCCACGCCCTCGGGCTTCGTCGTGACCACGCACGGCGGCCGCACCGAGACGACGCTCGACGCGCTCGAGTGGGCGCGCGAAGCCGTGGAGCGTGGAGCCGGTGAGCTGTTGGTCAACTCGATCGACGCCGACGGCACCAAGCAGGGCTTCGACCTCGAGCTCGTCCGTCTGATGCGCCAGGTCGCCGCGGTGCCGGTCATCGCCTCCGGCGGCGCGGGCGCCCTTGAGCACTTCGCTCCGGCGATCCAAGCAGGTGCCGACGCGGTGCTCGCGGCATCCGTCTTCCACTCCGGTCAGCTGACCGTGGGACAGGTGAAGGACGCCCTGGCCGCCGAAGGGATCGAGGTGCGCCGATGA
- the hisI gene encoding phosphoribosyl-AMP cyclohydrolase, with protein MSVDRVKYDDRGLVTAVIQQFDSREVLMVGWMDAEALNRTLTSGRVTFWSRSRQEYWRKGDTSGHIQLVKGARLDCDGDTLLIEVDQIGAACHTGDHTCFDADDLHPVVGER; from the coding sequence ATGAGCGTCGACCGTGTGAAGTACGACGATCGTGGACTCGTGACCGCGGTCATCCAGCAGTTCGACTCGCGCGAGGTGCTCATGGTGGGGTGGATGGATGCCGAGGCCCTGAACCGCACGCTTACGAGCGGCCGCGTGACCTTCTGGTCGCGCTCGCGCCAGGAGTACTGGCGCAAGGGCGACACCTCGGGGCACATCCAGCTCGTCAAGGGCGCGCGCCTGGACTGCGACGGCGACACGCTGCTCATCGAGGTCGACCAGATCGGCGCCGCGTGCCACACCGGCGACCACACGTGCTTCGACGCCGACGACCTGCACCCGGTCGTGGGGGAGCGCTGA
- a CDS encoding Trp biosynthesis-associated membrane protein, protein MRRPRSLAVVAMLLAGAIGVIGSTQTWIDVTLNDGAQQTLAVPGSDALPVLTPLSLAALALGAALSIAGPVVRYVFGALGLAIAALIGFGSAQIIFAAPVSATAATVTEATGISGVDAVGDLVSSLSLTPWPAITLLAQVVLAAAAVFTLVTARRWGSSAGRKYRTTADAAGDASRPHDAIDSWDDLSRGDDPTA, encoded by the coding sequence ATGCGACGCCCCCGCTCACTGGCGGTCGTCGCGATGCTCCTCGCCGGGGCGATCGGCGTGATCGGCTCGACACAGACGTGGATCGACGTCACCCTCAACGACGGTGCGCAGCAGACGCTCGCCGTGCCCGGCTCCGACGCGCTCCCCGTGCTCACCCCGCTGAGCCTGGCCGCGCTGGCCCTCGGTGCCGCGCTGTCGATCGCCGGTCCCGTGGTGCGTTACGTCTTCGGCGCCCTCGGCCTCGCGATCGCGGCCCTCATCGGCTTCGGGAGCGCGCAGATCATCTTCGCCGCGCCCGTATCGGCGACTGCCGCGACAGTGACCGAGGCGACCGGGATCTCAGGAGTGGATGCCGTCGGCGATCTCGTCTCGAGCCTCTCACTGACCCCGTGGCCCGCGATCACGCTGCTCGCCCAGGTCGTGCTCGCCGCAGCCGCCGTGTTCACCCTGGTGACCGCGCGACGCTGGGGGTCGAGCGCGGGTCGGAAGTACCGCACGACGGCCGACGCCGCCGGCGACGCCTCCCGTCCGCATGACGCGATCGATTCGTGGGACGACCTGTCGCGCGGCGACGACCCGACGGCCTGA
- the trpC gene encoding indole-3-glycerol phosphate synthase TrpC, with amino-acid sequence MLADLTAGAVEDAEKRAQTRPLAEVERDALAQTPARDALAMLAPADRVKIIAEVKRASPSRGDLAAIPDPARQARLYEEGGASAISVLTEGRKFKGSLADLEAVRAAVSVPVLRKDFIATPYQVLEARASGADLVLLIVAALDQKTLTELYGLVTDLGMTALVETHSADELERASQLGAKLIGVNARNLSTFELDRDLFGSLVDRFPTDAIKIAESAVLAPADVAHYRAAGADVVLVGEALVTGDPVATLRAFLQETS; translated from the coding sequence GTGCTGGCCGATCTCACGGCCGGAGCGGTAGAAGACGCCGAGAAGCGCGCGCAGACGCGGCCGCTCGCCGAGGTCGAGCGCGATGCCCTCGCGCAGACGCCCGCGCGCGACGCTCTGGCGATGCTGGCGCCCGCCGATCGGGTGAAGATCATCGCCGAGGTCAAGCGCGCGAGCCCCTCGCGCGGCGATCTCGCCGCCATCCCCGACCCCGCGCGGCAGGCTCGCCTGTACGAAGAGGGAGGGGCGTCCGCGATCTCGGTGCTGACCGAGGGCCGGAAGTTCAAGGGCAGTCTCGCCGACCTCGAAGCCGTGCGTGCGGCGGTCAGCGTGCCCGTGCTGCGCAAGGATTTCATCGCGACGCCGTACCAGGTGCTGGAGGCCCGCGCCTCGGGTGCCGATCTCGTCCTGCTGATCGTCGCCGCGCTCGACCAGAAGACCCTGACCGAGCTCTACGGGCTCGTCACCGACCTGGGAATGACGGCCCTCGTCGAGACGCACTCGGCGGACGAGCTCGAGCGCGCCTCGCAGCTGGGCGCGAAGCTCATCGGCGTCAACGCCCGCAACCTCTCGACCTTCGAGCTCGACCGCGACCTGTTCGGCTCACTCGTGGACCGGTTCCCGACCGACGCCATCAAGATCGCCGAATCGGCCGTGCTCGCCCCCGCGGACGTCGCCCACTACCGTGCTGCCGGCGCGGACGTCGTGCTCGTCGGCGAAGCCCTCGTCACCGGCGACCCCGTCGCCACGCTCCGCGCGTTCCTCCAGGAGACGTCATGA
- the trpB gene encoding tryptophan synthase subunit beta: MTTPSTETTSLRDQKGPFFGDFGGRYMPESLIAAIDELTGVYESAMADPAFHAELTALLRDYAGRPSALTEVPRFAAHAGGARVFLKREDLNHTGSHKINNVLGQALLTKRLGKTRVIAETGAGQHGVATATAAALFGLDCVVYMGEVDTERQALNVARMRLLGAEVVPVTTGSRTLKDAINEAYRDWVASVETTNYIFGTAAGPHPFPAMVRDFQKIIGEETRAEFLERLGRLPDAVFACVGGGSNAIGMFDAFLDDEGVALYGVEAAGDGVDTPQHAASIERGRPGVLHGARTYVLQDEDGQTTESHSISAGLDYPGVGPEHAWLADIGRAQYIPATDDEAMQALRLLSRAEGIIPAIESAHALAGALRIGRELGPDAVIAVNLSGRGDKDMDTAARYFDLYDAEHAPAEPGAAQTEAAAAVASADGSPVDVTPAPDAASGAGVEL; this comes from the coding sequence ATGACCACCCCGAGCACCGAGACCACGAGCCTGCGCGATCAGAAGGGGCCGTTCTTCGGCGACTTCGGCGGCCGGTACATGCCCGAATCGCTCATCGCGGCCATCGACGAGCTCACCGGCGTCTACGAGTCCGCGATGGCCGACCCCGCCTTCCACGCCGAGCTGACCGCGCTGCTGCGCGACTACGCCGGCCGGCCCTCGGCCCTCACGGAGGTGCCGCGATTCGCCGCTCACGCCGGGGGCGCCCGCGTCTTCCTCAAGCGCGAAGACCTCAACCACACGGGCTCGCACAAGATCAACAACGTCCTCGGCCAGGCCCTGCTCACCAAGCGCCTCGGCAAGACCCGTGTGATCGCCGAGACGGGCGCCGGCCAGCACGGCGTGGCCACAGCGACCGCCGCGGCCCTCTTCGGACTGGACTGCGTCGTGTACATGGGCGAGGTCGACACCGAGCGCCAGGCGCTCAATGTCGCCCGCATGCGCCTGCTCGGCGCAGAGGTCGTCCCGGTCACCACCGGATCGCGCACGCTGAAGGACGCCATCAACGAGGCATACCGCGACTGGGTCGCCTCGGTCGAGACGACCAACTACATCTTCGGCACGGCCGCCGGCCCCCACCCGTTCCCGGCGATGGTCCGCGACTTCCAGAAGATCATCGGCGAGGAGACGCGCGCCGAGTTCCTCGAGCGTCTCGGACGCCTCCCCGACGCCGTCTTCGCGTGCGTGGGCGGCGGGTCGAACGCGATCGGCATGTTCGACGCGTTCCTCGACGACGAGGGTGTCGCGCTCTACGGCGTCGAGGCGGCAGGCGACGGCGTCGACACCCCCCAGCACGCGGCCTCCATCGAGCGTGGCCGCCCCGGAGTCCTCCACGGCGCGCGGACCTACGTCCTGCAGGACGAAGACGGCCAGACCACCGAGTCGCACTCGATCTCGGCCGGTCTCGACTACCCGGGTGTCGGGCCCGAGCACGCGTGGCTCGCCGACATCGGTCGCGCGCAGTACATCCCGGCGACCGACGACGAGGCCATGCAGGCCCTGCGTCTGCTGTCTCGCGCGGAAGGGATCATCCCGGCGATCGAGTCCGCCCATGCTCTGGCCGGGGCGCTGCGCATCGGTCGGGAGCTGGGCCCGGATGCCGTCATCGCGGTGAACCTGTCGGGCCGCGGCGACAAGGACATGGACACCGCCGCCCGCTACTTCGATCTCTACGACGCCGAGCACGCTCCCGCGGAGCCCGGCGCCGCCCAGACGGAGGCGGCGGCCGCCGTCGCGTCGGCGGACGGCTCACCGGTCGACGTGACGCCGGCTCCGGATGCCGCCAGCGGCGCGGGGGTCGAACTGTGA